A window of the Cystobacter fuscus genome harbors these coding sequences:
- a CDS encoding serine/threonine protein kinase, producing the protein MTTNHGEMTPYPDALELGTQVGRWRVVKRLGVGGQGAVYLVEDVDRPGDFYALKLALYARDGRAEREVALMMSQAAHPHVVGFHGCARWPHPREGYLGFVMDWVPGLALDVWAETDGTTFRQLATAGATVARTLGELHARGVLHRDLKPEHILIRKSDGQPVLLDFGVGWYEGAAPLTTGPLPPATLHQLSPEAVRFLWKSREYPDTHYAFQPTDDLYALGVCLYRATTGHQPFSEWLPADMLQMAIVEARPVAPALVNPRVPRALSDVIVRLLAKDPSERYASGAALHAALSEAVAGEEATWDASIFEWEEVPPTQEGGPPERHLLRPPRPKPSWSVRPSAPAPTPTRVERRSCWPRRLVFATAVLLALVAVRLVTSVAPGVRVPDEEWATDVRVGPGTAQHEQAPLPVRNQKLAPCTARLEVELSGACWLSLKQRPPDCPPQTVAYKGECLLPVTNSRPVPTSVDGGVP; encoded by the coding sequence ATGACCACGAACCATGGAGAGATGACGCCGTACCCGGACGCATTGGAACTGGGCACCCAGGTGGGCCGCTGGCGCGTGGTGAAACGGTTGGGCGTGGGCGGCCAGGGCGCCGTCTACCTCGTGGAGGACGTGGACCGCCCGGGTGACTTCTACGCGCTCAAGCTCGCGCTGTATGCACGTGACGGACGCGCCGAGCGCGAGGTGGCGCTGATGATGAGCCAGGCGGCGCACCCTCACGTGGTGGGTTTCCACGGCTGCGCGCGCTGGCCTCACCCTCGCGAGGGTTATCTGGGCTTCGTCATGGACTGGGTGCCCGGCCTGGCCCTGGACGTGTGGGCCGAGACGGACGGCACCACCTTCCGTCAGCTCGCCACGGCGGGGGCCACGGTGGCGCGCACCTTGGGCGAGTTGCATGCGCGGGGCGTGCTGCACCGCGACCTCAAGCCCGAGCACATCCTCATTCGGAAGTCGGATGGGCAGCCGGTACTGCTGGACTTCGGCGTGGGCTGGTACGAGGGCGCGGCCCCGCTCACCACGGGCCCCTTGCCTCCGGCCACCCTGCACCAGCTCAGCCCCGAGGCGGTACGCTTCCTGTGGAAGAGCCGCGAGTACCCCGACACCCACTACGCCTTCCAACCCACCGATGATCTGTATGCCCTGGGCGTCTGCCTCTACCGGGCGACTACCGGGCATCAACCCTTCTCCGAATGGCTGCCAGCGGACATGTTGCAGATGGCGATCGTCGAGGCGCGCCCGGTGGCGCCCGCGCTCGTCAATCCCCGGGTGCCTCGGGCGCTGAGTGACGTGATTGTCCGGCTGCTGGCGAAGGACCCCTCGGAGCGCTACGCGAGTGGCGCGGCGCTCCATGCGGCGTTGAGCGAGGCAGTTGCCGGTGAGGAAGCCACATGGGACGCGAGCATCTTCGAGTGGGAAGAGGTGCCGCCGACACAGGAGGGGGGCCCCCCTGAGCGGCACCTCCTCCGGCCTCCGAGGCCCAAGCCGTCCTGGTCTGTTCGGCCTTCCGCACCCGCTCCTACTCCCACGCGAGTGGAGCGGCGGAGTTGCTGGCCCAGAAGGCTCGTGTTCGCCACGGCGGTGCTGCTGGCCCTGGTGGCCGTGAGGCTTGTTACATCTGTCGCGCCGGGTGTCCGGGTGCCAGATGAAGAGTGGGCCACGGATGTGCGGGTCGGTCCGGGAACTGCCCAACACGAGCAGGCGCCGTTGCCGGTGAGGAATCAGAAGCTGGCACCCTGTACGGCAAGACTTGAAGTAGAGCTGTCCGGCGCGTGCTGGCTTTCACTCAAGCAGCGACCTCCAGACTGCCCACCCCAGACGGTCGCTTACAAAGGGGAGTGCCTGTTACCGGTAACGAATTCCCGCCCTGTTCCGACCAGCGTGGATGGCGGGGTGCCGTGA
- a CDS encoding DUF4142 domain-containing protein yields the protein MLQKNPPRSVARLLLLSLAVLGVGACVEGPTTTDGSTHLNTNGTSCPVAADIGLPALSDEEIAQVLLNVNMGEIQQGELARQQATNSEVRRFAEQMVQEHTAAHQELQARLQALGITPRESPLSQQLMAESNQLLMILRASADTGTFDLAYMDVQVFLHAKTLFLMDSVLQPQLRNAELRDFALAIRGAVQRHLDTAIALQKNLSPSP from the coding sequence ATGCTCCAGAAGAACCCGCCGCGCTCCGTCGCTCGGCTGCTCCTGCTCTCGCTCGCGGTGCTGGGGGTTGGCGCGTGTGTGGAAGGCCCGACCACCACCGACGGCAGTACCCATCTCAACACCAATGGAACGTCATGCCCGGTGGCCGCGGATATCGGCCTGCCCGCCCTGAGCGACGAGGAGATCGCCCAGGTGCTCCTCAACGTGAACATGGGCGAAATCCAACAAGGCGAGCTCGCGCGACAGCAGGCGACGAACTCGGAGGTTCGGCGATTCGCCGAGCAGATGGTCCAGGAGCACACGGCGGCCCACCAGGAACTCCAGGCGCGCCTGCAAGCCCTGGGCATCACGCCCCGCGAAAGCCCACTCAGTCAGCAGCTCATGGCGGAGTCGAACCAGCTCCTCATGATCCTCCGCGCGAGTGCCGACACGGGGACATTCGATCTGGCCTACATGGACGTGCAGGTCTTCCTCCATGCGAAGACCTTGTTCCTGATGGACAGCGTGCTCCAGCCCCAGCTCCGAAATGCCGAGCTGCGCGATTTCGCCCTGGCGATCCGAGGAGCGGTGCAACGCCATCTCGACACCGCCATCGCCCTCCAGAAGAACCTTTCCCCGAGCCCATGA
- a CDS encoding response regulator encodes MDRTRVFIVEDQPTLLRNLLKVLGTFAELELVGSAQQGEEAVEEVVRTRPELVLLDLELPDVHGIEVTRRLKRRAPEVEVLILTSFEDEQKVYEAIQAGASGYLVKRVGPEKIRSAIREVMEGGTVLEPLIAKRFWNYFHSLQARPPEPERAPNPWGLTPAEFEVLRYVAKGLSNAEVGRVMTLERRTVRTHLSHIYRKMGVHSHVEAVVLALRAGLVEL; translated from the coding sequence ATGGACCGCACCCGCGTCTTCATCGTCGAGGATCAACCGACCCTCTTGCGCAACCTCCTCAAGGTGCTCGGCACCTTCGCCGAACTGGAGCTGGTGGGCAGTGCCCAGCAGGGCGAGGAGGCGGTGGAGGAGGTGGTGCGCACGCGTCCGGAGCTGGTGCTGTTGGACCTGGAGCTGCCGGACGTGCATGGCATCGAGGTCACCCGGCGGCTCAAGCGCCGCGCGCCCGAGGTGGAGGTGCTCATCCTCACCTCCTTCGAGGACGAGCAGAAGGTGTACGAGGCCATCCAGGCGGGCGCCTCGGGCTATCTCGTCAAGCGGGTGGGGCCGGAGAAGATCCGCTCGGCCATTCGCGAGGTGATGGAGGGGGGCACGGTGCTCGAGCCCCTCATCGCCAAACGCTTCTGGAACTACTTCCACTCGCTCCAGGCCCGGCCCCCCGAGCCCGAGCGGGCCCCCAACCCCTGGGGCCTGACGCCCGCGGAGTTCGAGGTGCTGCGCTACGTGGCCAAGGGCCTGTCCAACGCCGAGGTGGGCCGGGTGATGACGCTGGAGCGGCGCACGGTGCGCACGCACCTGTCCCATATCTACCGGAAGATGGGGGTGCACTCGCACGTGGAGGCGGTGGTGCTCGCCCTGCGCGCGGGGCTCGTGGAGCTGTGA
- a CDS encoding trehalase family glycosidase translates to MSAPLPVATASARLAFELLMALDLDGDGRLTQRDAGLAREAGLRFAVDLELGPGVRLELAGAERLAHAADVLAEAVLEGRGDEPGLPLERLLESRTTAMRKLLDRGWEGLVRRSDRAVDLKKALEVMPVKDPQGRARVYVPARDRQALKKLRAEARRVGGLETVPLHKPRGAEDWRTLMREPGMLYLPKPYIVPGGRFVQMFGWDSYFNARGALSSGRVELARDMLENQLYEIEHYGKIPNSNLSYHLSRTQPPLMPRLALEVNAARSDRRLLKRVARVAEMEWEEVFRTGPRATPGGLSRYLDDAEGPDAEDLSAFYDGARPDDAEFHRHDRAIRESGWDMCHRFATATHHHEPVCLNSLLFQYEMDLAAVWRRLEGEGSSRAARFTRAARARARTMRARFWDAERGLFFDHDFVAGQRSTYESLATFYPLWTGWASREEAASVAAALPRFLHDGGLTSSTRASREAVGGEDLQWDWPFGWAPHQVIAVEGLRRYGFHAEADAVAYRWLSMVLDIAGGHNGLVKEKYDVVRCSAEVPVEYGNQGADRGALLTSRSERTLGFAWTNASVLLLLGGLSPGLREALDAGIPADRVLGPRDLVGSRGPRGKRAA, encoded by the coding sequence GTGTCGGCGCCCCTGCCTGTCGCCACGGCCTCGGCGCGTCTGGCTTTCGAGCTGTTGATGGCCCTGGATCTCGATGGGGATGGGCGGCTCACGCAGCGCGATGCCGGCCTGGCGCGCGAGGCGGGGCTGCGCTTCGCGGTGGATCTGGAGCTGGGCCCGGGCGTGCGGCTGGAGCTGGCCGGCGCGGAGCGGCTGGCGCACGCCGCGGACGTGCTCGCCGAGGCGGTGCTCGAGGGGCGGGGGGACGAGCCCGGACTGCCCCTGGAGCGCCTGCTGGAGTCGCGCACCACGGCGATGCGCAAGTTGCTGGACCGGGGCTGGGAGGGGCTCGTGCGCCGCTCGGACCGGGCCGTGGATTTGAAGAAGGCCCTCGAGGTGATGCCCGTGAAGGATCCCCAGGGCCGCGCGCGCGTGTACGTGCCCGCGCGCGACCGCCAGGCGCTCAAGAAGCTGCGCGCCGAGGCCCGCCGCGTGGGCGGCCTGGAGACGGTGCCGCTGCACAAGCCCCGCGGCGCCGAGGACTGGCGCACCCTCATGCGCGAGCCGGGCATGCTCTACCTGCCCAAGCCCTACATCGTCCCGGGCGGCCGCTTCGTGCAGATGTTCGGCTGGGACAGCTACTTCAATGCCCGGGGCGCCCTGTCCTCCGGCCGCGTCGAGCTCGCCCGGGACATGCTCGAGAACCAGCTCTACGAGATCGAGCACTACGGGAAGATTCCCAACTCCAACCTCAGCTACCACCTGTCACGCACCCAGCCGCCGCTCATGCCCCGGCTGGCGTTGGAGGTGAACGCGGCGCGCTCGGATCGGCGGCTGCTCAAGCGCGTGGCCCGCGTGGCCGAGATGGAGTGGGAGGAAGTCTTCCGCACCGGACCCCGCGCCACGCCTGGCGGCCTGTCGCGCTACCTGGACGACGCCGAGGGGCCCGACGCCGAGGACCTGTCCGCCTTCTACGACGGCGCGCGGCCGGACGACGCCGAGTTCCACCGCCATGACCGGGCCATCCGCGAGAGCGGCTGGGACATGTGCCACCGCTTCGCCACCGCCACCCACCACCACGAGCCGGTGTGTCTCAACTCGCTCCTGTTCCAGTACGAGATGGACCTGGCGGCGGTGTGGCGGCGGCTCGAGGGAGAGGGCAGCTCGCGCGCGGCCCGCTTCACCCGGGCGGCCCGGGCCCGGGCGCGCACCATGCGCGCGCGCTTCTGGGACGCCGAGCGGGGCCTCTTCTTCGACCATGACTTCGTGGCCGGACAGCGCTCCACCTACGAGAGCCTCGCCACCTTCTATCCGCTGTGGACGGGCTGGGCCTCGCGCGAGGAGGCCGCCAGCGTGGCCGCCGCGCTCCCTCGCTTCCTGCACGACGGCGGATTGACCTCGAGCACCCGCGCCTCGCGCGAGGCCGTCGGGGGCGAGGACCTCCAGTGGGACTGGCCCTTTGGCTGGGCGCCGCACCAGGTCATCGCCGTGGAGGGCCTGCGCCGCTACGGCTTCCACGCCGAGGCCGACGCGGTGGCCTACCGCTGGCTGTCCATGGTGCTGGACATCGCCGGGGGCCACAACGGCCTCGTCAAGGAGAAGTACGACGTGGTGCGCTGCTCGGCCGAGGTCCCCGTCGAGTACGGCAACCAGGGCGCCGACCGCGGCGCGCTCCTCACGTCCCGGAGCGAGCGCACCCTGGGCTTCGCCTGGACGAATGCCTCGGTGCTCCTGCTGCTCGGCGGCCTGTCGCCCGGGCTGCGCGAGGCGCTCGACGCCGGCATCCCCGCCGACCGGGTGCTCGGGCCGCGGGACCTGGTGGGCTCCAGAGGCCCCCGCGGCAAGCGCGCCGCCTGA
- a CDS encoding cytochrome P450 family protein, with the protein MPTITPPDFSSQQFKANPFPFYARLRQEAPVYHFTSLTKEPTWLVTRYEDVSQVLKHASLSKDVFGAAGAERRAQMPWLLKIFEPVSQNMLSKDPPDHTRLRSLVHKAFTPRLIEQLRSRVQALSDRLLDEAARKGSMDLVSEYALIVPVTIIAEMLGVPPSDYRKFQHWSNRLISNTSLWDVILSVPSVVMFTRYLRQLIARRRSSLGDDLLSALIQAEEAGDKLNADELVSMVFLLLVAGHETTVNLISGGTLALLQHPEQLERLRKEPGLIAPAVEELLRYASPVEVSTERFTKEDITVGGVTIPRGHLVFAAIGSANRDERQFKDPDTLDLGREPNRHLSFGMGIHYCLGAPLARLEGQIALQTLVNRFPKLRLATSAQSLKWRTGVLMRGPQRLPVSLS; encoded by the coding sequence ATGCCGACCATCACGCCGCCTGATTTCAGTTCGCAGCAATTCAAGGCCAACCCGTTTCCGTTCTACGCGCGCCTGCGCCAGGAAGCGCCCGTCTACCACTTCACCAGCCTCACGAAGGAGCCGACCTGGCTGGTGACGCGCTACGAGGACGTCTCCCAGGTCTTGAAGCACGCGAGCCTCAGCAAGGATGTCTTCGGCGCCGCCGGTGCGGAGCGCAGGGCCCAGATGCCCTGGCTCCTGAAGATCTTCGAGCCGGTCTCGCAGAACATGCTGAGCAAGGATCCGCCGGATCACACCCGGCTGCGCTCGCTCGTGCACAAGGCCTTCACGCCGCGGTTGATCGAGCAGTTGCGCTCGCGCGTCCAGGCGCTGTCGGACCGGCTGCTGGACGAGGCCGCGCGCAAGGGCTCCATGGATCTCGTCTCGGAGTACGCGCTGATCGTCCCCGTGACCATCATCGCCGAGATGCTGGGCGTGCCCCCGAGCGACTACCGGAAGTTCCAGCACTGGTCCAACCGGCTCATCTCGAACACGAGCCTGTGGGACGTGATCCTCTCCGTCCCGAGCGTGGTGATGTTCACCCGCTACCTGCGCCAGCTCATCGCGCGGCGGCGCTCGTCGCTGGGAGACGATCTGCTCTCGGCCCTCATCCAGGCGGAGGAGGCGGGAGACAAGCTGAACGCGGACGAGCTGGTCAGCATGGTGTTCCTGCTGCTGGTGGCCGGGCACGAGACCACGGTGAACCTGATCTCCGGCGGCACGCTCGCCCTCTTGCAACACCCCGAGCAGTTGGAGCGGCTGAGGAAGGAGCCCGGGCTCATCGCGCCGGCGGTCGAGGAGCTGCTGCGCTACGCGAGCCCGGTGGAGGTCTCCACCGAGCGCTTCACGAAGGAGGACATCACCGTGGGCGGGGTGACGATTCCGCGAGGGCATCTGGTCTTCGCGGCGATCGGCTCGGCCAACCGCGACGAGCGCCAGTTCAAGGATCCGGACACGCTCGACCTGGGCCGCGAGCCCAACCGGCACCTGTCCTTCGGAATGGGCATCCACTACTGCCTGGGAGCGCCGCTGGCGCGGCTCGAGGGGCAGATCGCCCTGCAGACGCTGGTGAACCGGTTTCCGAAGCTGCGCCTGGCCACGTCGGCGCAGTCGCTCAAGTGGCGCACGGGTGTGTTGATGCGCGGGCCCCAGCGGCTGCCGGTCTCGCTGTCCTGA
- a CDS encoding peptidoglycan-binding protein, which produces MVAISRAAPSAALRTTAALSNPVLREGARGASVTALQNKLKAAGFNPGAVDGAFGPKTEAAVKAFQKAHGLATDGIVGPKTWGALNKAGASSGGSGPTLREGARGEAVRALQNRLNALGFNAGSADGAFGPKTEAAVKAFQKARGLTADGIVGPKTWDKLGIKVSGGSGPSAPSGGGRAVTGYVNGVPRQINLSGIPNGKEMRSDAAAAFNRMHAAAARAGINLHVNSGFRSMAEQQELYRKYLNGTGNLAAKPGYSNHQGGIAVDVNVGSTSSATYRWMAAHAAEFGFKRTVPSEPWHWEFRP; this is translated from the coding sequence ATGGTCGCCATTTCCCGCGCCGCCCCCTCCGCCGCCCTCCGCACCACCGCGGCCCTGTCCAACCCCGTGTTGCGCGAGGGGGCCCGGGGCGCCTCCGTCACCGCGCTGCAGAACAAGCTCAAGGCGGCGGGCTTCAACCCGGGCGCGGTGGATGGCGCCTTCGGGCCCAAGACGGAAGCGGCGGTGAAGGCCTTCCAGAAGGCGCACGGCCTCGCGACCGACGGCATCGTGGGCCCCAAGACGTGGGGCGCCCTCAACAAGGCGGGAGCGTCCTCGGGGGGCTCGGGCCCCACGCTGCGCGAGGGCGCCAGGGGCGAGGCGGTGCGCGCCCTGCAGAACCGGCTCAACGCCCTGGGCTTCAACGCGGGGAGCGCGGATGGCGCCTTCGGCCCCAAGACGGAGGCGGCGGTGAAGGCCTTCCAGAAGGCCCGCGGTCTCACCGCCGACGGCATCGTGGGCCCCAAGACGTGGGACAAGCTGGGCATCAAGGTGAGCGGCGGCTCGGGCCCCTCCGCCCCCTCGGGCGGTGGCCGCGCCGTCACCGGCTACGTCAACGGCGTGCCCCGGCAGATCAACCTCAGCGGCATTCCCAATGGCAAGGAGATGCGCTCGGACGCGGCGGCCGCCTTCAACCGCATGCACGCCGCGGCCGCCCGCGCCGGCATCAACCTGCACGTCAACAGCGGCTTCCGCTCCATGGCCGAGCAGCAGGAGCTCTACCGCAAGTACTTGAACGGCACCGGCAACCTCGCCGCCAAGCCGGGCTACTCCAACCACCAGGGCGGCATCGCCGTGGACGTCAACGTGGGCAGCACCAGCAGCGCCACCTACCGGTGGATGGCCGCCCACGCCGCCGAGTTCGGCTTCAAGCGCACCGTGCCCTCCGAGCCCTGGCACTGGGAATTCCGGCCGTGA
- a CDS encoding ATP-binding protein → MERPENPGTPGEEVPEEAQRDGAPTAEQSLRASNLLLHALTEVQTEFIQGHDTHQLFDKLLSVLLKLTHSEYGFIGEVLFTPEGTPFLRTRAVAHVEWTDTLREFYRREVSTGLEFPHLQKLFGAVMVSGRPVLDNAPCREEFDTRLEGHPPLSSFLGLPFHSPTEMVGMVGLANRAGGFDTGVITFLRPVLATCCAILQGLRNEQRRRRAEDAQRRSAESFRLLIERSPDAIFIHRRGTLLFANSAAVRLLGYTSGEQLRGRELETFVLAGGEVMLRESPGSSGLLEVRFRHRQGHEVVGEVVTLSLVFDGRPAEVCIARDMTERRQVQQKLRATERMVSLGTLAAGVAHEINNPLSYLLSNLHFVEDELSAMAEAGEPLGSERGGELREALKEALSGSHRVRDIVRDLKTFSRDTEDQRGWVDVRGVLDSCVNIAWSEIRHRARLEKDYGEVPPVEANESRLAQIFLNLLVNAAQAIPHGDLRANEIRISTYHEGEEVVVSVKDTGAGISEENLRRLFEPFFTTKPVGVGTGLGLSICHGIVTGMGGRITVDSTLGQGTTFRVFLPIKRPVGVSA, encoded by the coding sequence ATGGAACGGCCCGAGAATCCCGGCACTCCGGGTGAAGAGGTGCCAGAGGAGGCACAGCGGGACGGGGCGCCCACGGCGGAGCAATCGCTGCGGGCGAGCAACCTGCTGTTGCACGCGCTCACGGAGGTGCAGACGGAGTTCATCCAGGGCCACGACACGCACCAGCTCTTCGACAAGCTGTTGTCGGTGCTGCTCAAGCTCACGCACAGCGAGTACGGCTTCATTGGCGAGGTGCTGTTCACGCCCGAGGGCACGCCCTTCCTGCGCACGCGTGCCGTGGCCCACGTGGAGTGGACGGACACGCTGCGCGAGTTCTACCGCCGCGAGGTGTCCACGGGGCTGGAGTTCCCCCACCTGCAGAAGCTCTTCGGCGCCGTCATGGTGAGTGGCCGGCCGGTGCTGGACAACGCGCCGTGCCGGGAGGAGTTCGACACGCGGCTCGAGGGCCACCCGCCGCTGAGCAGCTTCCTGGGGCTGCCCTTCCACTCGCCCACGGAGATGGTGGGCATGGTGGGGCTGGCCAACCGGGCGGGGGGCTTCGACACCGGGGTCATCACCTTCCTGCGGCCCGTGCTGGCCACGTGCTGCGCCATCCTCCAGGGCCTGCGCAACGAGCAGCGGCGCCGACGGGCCGAGGACGCGCAACGGCGCTCGGCGGAGAGCTTCCGCCTGCTCATCGAGCGCTCGCCGGACGCCATCTTCATCCACCGCCGCGGCACGCTGCTCTTCGCCAACTCGGCCGCGGTGCGGCTCTTGGGGTACACGAGCGGCGAGCAGCTGCGGGGCCGCGAACTCGAGACGTTCGTGCTGGCCGGGGGCGAGGTGATGCTGCGCGAGTCCCCCGGGAGCAGTGGGCTGCTCGAGGTGCGCTTCCGCCACCGTCAGGGCCACGAGGTGGTGGGCGAGGTGGTGACGTTGTCGCTCGTGTTCGACGGGCGGCCCGCGGAGGTGTGCATCGCGCGCGACATGACCGAGCGCCGCCAGGTGCAGCAGAAGCTGCGCGCCACCGAGCGCATGGTGTCGCTGGGCACGCTGGCGGCGGGCGTGGCGCATGAAATCAACAATCCCTTGTCCTATCTGCTGAGCAACCTGCACTTCGTGGAGGACGAGCTGTCGGCCATGGCCGAGGCGGGCGAGCCACTGGGGAGCGAGCGGGGAGGGGAGTTGCGCGAGGCGCTCAAGGAGGCGCTGTCGGGCAGCCATCGGGTGCGCGACATCGTGAGGGACTTGAAGACGTTCTCGCGCGACACCGAGGATCAACGCGGCTGGGTGGACGTGCGGGGCGTGCTCGACTCGTGCGTGAACATCGCCTGGAGTGAGATTCGCCACCGGGCGCGGCTGGAGAAGGACTACGGCGAGGTGCCACCGGTGGAGGCCAACGAGTCCCGGCTGGCGCAGATCTTCCTCAACCTGCTCGTCAACGCGGCGCAGGCGATTCCGCACGGGGATCTGCGGGCGAATGAGATCCGCATCTCCACGTACCACGAGGGCGAGGAGGTGGTGGTGTCGGTGAAGGACACGGGGGCGGGCATCTCCGAGGAGAACCTCCGCCGGCTGTTCGAGCCGTTCTTCACGACCAAGCCGGTGGGCGTGGGCACGGGACTGGGATTGTCCATCTGCCATGGCATCGTCACGGGCATGGGCGGACGCATCACCGTGGACAGCACGCTGGGCCAGGGCACCACGTTCCGGGTATTCCTGCCCATCAAGCGCCCCGTGGGCGTGTCCGCGTAG
- a CDS encoding cytochrome P450, which produces MQSTVALVGMDRNPVSPQNLNNPIPLYHELREHEPVHWSEPLQAWVVTRHEDVMACFRDPRLSAERWKFFEYQIQGLEPETIREFMETTRDQMAMRVGPEHTRVRRQASAGFTPMKLEEMRACIHHTMAELLEGVRERHGMNLAQEISYPLPTRVIAELLGVPAEDRDRFRRWSDTLAEFAAPAAGASMLGAARRANQAMMEMKAYFLPLIEQRRAHPTPDALGMMVQAEEVGHMTAGELVANAILLMFAGHTTTTDQLSNCVHDLLTHPEQLQVLREEPERVRAAVEESVRFHPAVPFIFRVAVADVELRGRLIHAGDVVFLGMAAANRDPRAFPEPDRFDITRDHTQHRHLSFGFGTHHCMGAGLARRELETGITLLLEHLPGLRLDETRPARLKCHSLNFRGFDVLPVRW; this is translated from the coding sequence ATGCAGAGCACTGTCGCCTTGGTGGGGATGGACCGCAATCCGGTCAGTCCGCAGAACCTGAACAATCCCATTCCGCTCTACCACGAGCTGCGCGAGCACGAGCCGGTGCACTGGTCCGAGCCGCTCCAGGCCTGGGTCGTCACCCGCCACGAAGATGTGATGGCCTGCTTCCGGGATCCGCGCCTGAGCGCCGAGCGCTGGAAGTTCTTCGAGTACCAGATCCAGGGCCTGGAGCCGGAGACGATCCGCGAGTTCATGGAGACCACGCGCGACCAGATGGCCATGCGCGTGGGCCCGGAGCACACGCGGGTGCGCCGGCAGGCGAGCGCGGGCTTCACGCCCATGAAGCTGGAGGAGATGCGCGCCTGCATCCACCACACCATGGCGGAGCTGTTGGAGGGCGTGCGCGAGCGGCACGGGATGAACCTCGCCCAGGAGATCTCCTACCCGCTGCCCACGCGCGTGATCGCCGAGCTGCTGGGGGTGCCCGCGGAGGATCGTGACCGCTTCCGGCGCTGGTCGGACACGCTGGCGGAGTTCGCCGCGCCCGCGGCGGGGGCCAGCATGCTGGGCGCGGCGCGCCGGGCCAACCAGGCCATGATGGAGATGAAGGCGTACTTCCTGCCCCTCATCGAGCAGCGCCGCGCCCACCCCACTCCGGACGCGCTCGGCATGATGGTGCAGGCGGAGGAGGTGGGCCACATGACCGCGGGCGAGCTGGTGGCCAACGCCATCCTGCTGATGTTCGCTGGCCACACCACCACGACGGATCAGCTGAGCAACTGCGTGCATGATCTGCTCACCCACCCCGAGCAGCTCCAGGTGCTGCGCGAGGAGCCGGAGCGGGTGCGTGCCGCGGTGGAGGAGAGCGTGCGCTTCCACCCGGCGGTGCCCTTCATCTTCCGCGTGGCCGTCGCGGACGTGGAGCTGCGTGGCCGGCTCATCCACGCGGGCGACGTGGTATTCCTGGGCATGGCCGCCGCCAACCGCGACCCCCGGGCCTTCCCCGAGCCGGACCGCTTCGACATCACCCGGGACCATACCCAGCACCGCCACCTGTCCTTCGGCTTCGGCACGCACCACTGCATGGGCGCGGGCCTGGCGCGCCGCGAGCTGGAGACCGGCATCACCCTGCTGCTCGAGCACCTGCCCGGGCTGCGCCTGGACGAGACGCGGCCCGCGCGCCTCAAGTGCCACAGCCTCAACTTCCGCGGCTTCGATGTGCTGCCCGTGCGCTGGTGA